The genomic DNA ATGCTGAATACCCCCGTGGTGGTGCGCGACACGCTACCAGGGGCGGCGCCTCGGCGTACGCGGATTCTTCGACTTCAATCCCCATGCAAGTCTTCAGCGGCGGCGGCCCGCTCTGCTAGCATCCGAGCACATGTCCCAGCCCACCGTCACTCCTCCCCGCCGCATCGCCGTGCTCACCTCGGGGGGCGACTCACCCGGCATGAATGCCTGCGTGCGCGCCATCGGTCGCGTGGCCGAGACGGCCGGCGCAGAGCTCCTGGCCGTCATGGACGGCTATGCGGGTCTCCTCGACAACCGCATCTTCCCGCTCGAGCGCGCGGACCTCGACGCGCGAGCCTCGCACGGCGGGACCCGCCTCGGAACGGCACGTTGTGCGGCCTTCATGCAGCCCGAGGGACGCGCGCGCGCGGCGGAGCACCTGCGCGCGGCGGGGGCGGACGCGCTGGTGGTCATCGGCGGCGACGGCAGCATGCGCGGAGCGCTCGCGCTCATGAACGAGCAAGGCATCGCGGTGGGCGGCGTGCCCGGGACCATCGACTGCGACGTGCTCGGCACGGACGAGACCATCGGCTTCGACACGGCGGTGGGGCGCGGCGTCGAGGCCATCGACCGCCTGCGTGACACCGCCGAGAGCCACCACCGCGTGTTCCTCGTGGAGGTCATGGGCCGGCACTCGGGCGCCATCGCCATGGCGGTGGGCGTGGCCGGCGGGGCGGAGGCCATCGTCACGCCCGAGTGGCCCACCGACGTGCCGGTCCTGGCAGCACACTTGATCGCCGAGTGGGCGAAGCGGAACTCGAGCGTGGTGGTGGTGGCCGAGGGTGACGACCAAGGCGGCGCGGCAGCGCTCGCCGCGGCGTTGCTGCCGCTCATGCCCGGCGCCGACATGCGCGTCACGGTGCTGGGCCACGTGCAGCGCGGTGGTGCGCCCAGCCCACGCGACCGCATCCTGGCGGCACGTCTGGGTGCCGACGTGGCCAGCGGGCTCTTGGCCGGGGAGCGCGGCTTCATGTCCGGCATGTGGCACGGTGACGTGCGGCGCGTGCCCATCGCCGAGGTGGCGTGCGGCAACCAGGAGCCCGCCACGCGGCTCGCGGACCTGGCGCGCGCGCTGTCGTTGCTCAGCTGAGCGCGCGGTCCAACCTGAGAGCTTTCTCATGTTCGTCTCAGGGGCGGCTCGTGTCGGCGCCGTAGAGCGATGTCATGCTCTGCCACCCGTTCGTTGCCCGCTCGCGCGCGCGGCACCTCCTCGCGCTCCCGGTGTTGCTGCTCGTTTCCGCCCCGGCGGCCCCCGCCGGCGCGCAGGCCACGACGCTCGACCACCCGAGCACGCCGCACGCCGACGTGCTGGAGCTCACCTTCGAAGAGGCCATCGACCTCGCCCTGGTGCGGCCCGAGGCACGCGTGGCCGAGCAGGTGCGCGCCCGCCGCGCCGACGCGGACGCCGACGTCGGCCGTTGGGTGGGCAACCCCCAGGTGCAGGTGCAGGTGGGCCGGCGCCGTCGCCCGCAGCCTGATGTGGGGGTCGAAGCGCAGATCACGCTGCTGCAGGGGTTCGCGCTCGGGCGCGTGGGTGCGGCGCGGCTCGAGGGCCTGGCCGCCGAGCTCGGCGCGCTCGACGTGGAAGAGCGGGCCGAGCGCATGCTCGCCGCGCTTTCGAGGCGGGGGAGGCCTGGCTGGTGCTGCACCTCGCCGAGCGGCGCGTGGTGGCTGCGGTCGCGCGCGTGGAGGTTGGCTAGCAGAATCTCGAGGTGGTGACACGCGCGCGCACGCTCTCCGCGGCGACGGAGGACGACGGCGCCGAGGCCGCTCGTCTGCTGGGTGAGCTCCACATGGCGCGCCTCGCGGCCGAGGCGCACGTGCGCGCGGCTTCGCTCGAGCTGGCGCACGCCACGGCGCAGCACGGCCCCTTCCGCTTGGCCACCACCGGGCCCGCGCCCGAGGTGACGCTGCCCGACCTCGCCCACCTCCGCGCGGACGAGGGCTACCTTGACGGCCTGCCCACGCTCCGGCTGCGCACAGCGCTCCTGCGTGTGGCCGAGGCGCGGCAGCGCGAGGCTGAGCGCGACGCGCGCGGCACGGGTGCGCTGGGCGTGTACGTGGAGCGTGACTCCCCGCGCGGCATCGTGGTGGCGGGCGTGGCGCAGTTCACCCTTGGCGTGGTGGACCGAGGCGGACCCGCGCGCGCGGCGGCGGCCGAGGCGGTGGCCCGCGCCGAGGCGGAGATCGTCCGTGCCAGCCACGAGTCGCACGCCATCTTCCACGCCGCTATCGATGCGGTGGAGGTGACGCGCGCCACGCGCGAACGGCACGGCGCCGAGGTGCTCGTCGCCTACCGTGCGCGCGTGAGCGCCATCGAGCGCAGGCTCGAGTTGGGAGCGGCCACGCGCGCCGAGCTGCTGCGGGCCTCGCTGGACCTGGCGTTGGCCGAGATGGACCACGAGGAGCTGGCGGGGACGCCGCGCGCGCCCAGCTGCGCCTGCGCCTGCTGCTGGATGCCACCGTGAGCGCGGAGGCGCGGCCACGAACCGTCTCTTCCACGAAGGTCTCCGCGCTCCCCCTGCTGCTGCTCCTGGCGCTCGGAGCGTGCGGCGGGGAGCCCCGAGACGAAGGGGCGGGCTCCACCGCCGAGTCTGCCGCGCCGCCGGCCGTCGAGGGCGCGCGCGCCGAGGAGCCGAGCGGGGCGCCCGGCACCACAGCGGCCACGGACGCGCGCGACGACGAAGCGACCGCCGACGCCGACCTCGACGGGGAAGAGACCCTCGGGCGTGTGGTGACGCGCGGTGGCGTGGTGGAGGTGGGGCTATCCTTCGAGGGCGCGTGCGTCGCCTGTTGGTCAGCGTGGGCCAACCCGTCGAGGAGGGCAGCGTGCTGGCCGAGGTGGAGGTGCCCGGACTAGCGGTGGCCGCGGCGGAGGTGGCGGGTCTGGGCCACGAGGCGCGACGTGCTGGGCACGCGCCGCGAGCGCGTGGTGCAGCTGGTGAACGAGGGGCCTCGCGCCGCGAGCAGCTGGAGGGTGTGGACGGCACACTGGCCGAGCTCGGGACGCGCGCGCGACGTGGCGCTCGCCAAGCTGCGCGCGGCGCACGTGGACCGTGCGGACCAGGCGCACCTCGCGCCACGGCGTCCTGCGGGTGCGGGCGCCGCGCGCCGGCGTGCTGGTGGAGCTGCTGCTCGCCGAGGGCGGTGTGGTGGGTCCGGGTGCGCCGCTCGCACGCTTGGTGGGACCCAGCGAGGCGGTGGTTCAGGTGACCACGGCACGGCGTCCTCCGACCGGCCCCGTCACCGTGGTGACGGACGACGGAACGCTGAGCAGCAGCGCGCTGCACGAGCCCGTGCTCGATCCCGAGACCGGCCTCTTCCACACGTTCTATCCGCTCACGGAGGCGCTGCCCCACGGCACGCGTGTCACCGTGCGCTTCCAACCGAGGCACCCATGATCAGGCGCCTGCTGCTCGCCTCCATCGAGAAGCGCGGGTTCGTGCTCGCCGTGGTCGCGGCGCTCGCGGCGGCGTCCCTCCTGTCGGCGCGCAACCTGCGGTTGGATGCGCTGCCCGACGTGACCGGTCAGCAGGTGCAGCTGCTCACG from Sandaracinaceae bacterium includes the following:
- a CDS encoding ATP-dependent 6-phosphofructokinase, with amino-acid sequence MSQPTVTPPRRIAVLTSGGDSPGMNACVRAIGRVAETAGAELLAVMDGYAGLLDNRIFPLERADLDARASHGGTRLGTARCAAFMQPEGRARAAEHLRAAGADALVVIGGDGSMRGALALMNEQGIAVGGVPGTIDCDVLGTDETIGFDTAVGRGVEAIDRLRDTAESHHRVFLVEVMGRHSGAIAMAVGVAGGAEAIVTPEWPTDVPVLAAHLIAEWAKRNSSVVVVAEGDDQGGAAALAAALLPLMPGADMRVTVLGHVQRGGAPSPRDRILAARLGADVASGLLAGERGFMSGMWHGDVRRVPIAEVACGNQEPATRLADLARALSLLS
- a CDS encoding HlyD family efflux transporter periplasmic adaptor subunit; amino-acid sequence: MRTRRTSRHGVLRVRAPRAGVLVELLLAEGGVVGPGAPLARLVGPSEAVVQVTTARRPPTGPVTVVTDDGTLSSSALHEPVLDPETGLFHTFYPLTEALPHGTRVTVRFQPRHP